Proteins from a genomic interval of Medicago truncatula cultivar Jemalong A17 chromosome 3, MtrunA17r5.0-ANR, whole genome shotgun sequence:
- the LOC11420440 gene encoding bZIP transcription factor 11, producing MASSSGTSSGYSTLPNSGSEEDLMLLMDQRKRKRMISNRESARRSRMRKQKHLDDLAVQLSQLRNENQQILTSVNLTTQRFLAVESENSVLRAQLNELNSRFESLNEIINFMNVANGVFEPVDNNINENYFNNPLNMGYLNQPIMASADMNMIHY from the coding sequence ATGGCTTCTTCAAGTGGAACATCTTCAGGCTATTCAACACTTCCAAATTCAGGTTCAGAGGAAGATTTGATGCTTCTGATggatcaaagaaaaagaaagagaatgataTCGAACCGCGAATCAGCAAGAAGATCTCGAATGAGGAAACAAAAGCACTTAGATGATCTTGCTGTTCAGTTGAGTCAACTAAGGAATGAGAATCAACAGATTCTAACTTCTGTGAACCTAACAACTCAACGATTCTTAGCTGTTGAATCTGAAAACTCAGTGCTTAGAGCTCAACTGAATGAACTCAACAGCAGATTTGAGTCTTTGAATGAGATCATCAACTTCATGAATGTTGCAAATGGTGTTTTTGAACCTgttgataataatattaatgaaaattacttCAACAACCCTTTGAATATGGGTTATTTGAACCAACCAATCATGGCTTCTGCAGATATGAACATGATACATTATTGA